A single genomic interval of Limnochordia bacterium harbors:
- the sigH gene encoding RNA polymerase sporulation sigma factor SigH, translating to MELAFYSNTFVIEELAVLNDEQVVERARGGDDVALNFLLHKYRGFVQTKARSYFLMGADHEDIVQEGMIGLYKAIRDFRVEKPASFRAFAELCVTRQIITAVKTASRQKHTPLNTYVSLHKPIHDEESERTLLDILSSQHVTDPEELLISKEEFNDICRQMNKLLSDLEKEVLVFYLDGKSYQEIAVLLKRHVKSIDNALQRIKRKVERYLTERNIAV from the coding sequence ATGGAGTTGGCATTTTACTCTAATACCTTTGTGATCGAAGAACTAGCGGTTCTTAACGATGAACAAGTAGTGGAGCGAGCCCGTGGTGGAGATGATGTTGCACTAAACTTTCTGCTACATAAATACAGAGGATTTGTCCAAACCAAGGCCAGGTCGTACTTCCTAATGGGAGCCGACCATGAGGATATCGTTCAAGAGGGAATGATTGGATTATACAAAGCGATCCGGGATTTCCGTGTGGAAAAGCCAGCTTCCTTCCGAGCATTTGCGGAGCTTTGCGTAACGCGGCAGATCATCACCGCTGTGAAGACAGCCAGTCGACAAAAACACACTCCTTTAAATACATATGTATCTTTACATAAACCGATCCACGATGAAGAATCCGAACGTACGCTACTAGATATTCTATCTAGCCAACATGTTACCGATCCCGAAGAGCTCCTGATTAGTAAGGAAGAATTTAATGATATCTGCCGACAGATGAACAAGCTTTTGAGTGATCTGGAAAAGGAAGTCCTGGTATTTTACCTTGATGGTAAATCATACCAAGAGATTGCGGTCTTGCTGAAACGGCACGTCAAGTCTATAGATAATGCCTTACAGCGGATTAAACGCAAGGTCGAAAGGTATTTAACGGAGAGGAATATAGCGGTGTGA
- a CDS encoding LacI family transcriptional regulator, translating to MSVNIMKVAKRAGVSRTTVSNYLNHKTDQMRPETAERIAKAIAELDYTPSPAARNTVWRCSGNIAVVGPGSWLRGMTFVTGTILSGVNKVCFDNDLNIVLGENIDKYRIERFLDRKRVDGILFLYSIIDDAVVKRVRDANMPFVLVNRQVDDPLINYVYADSLKGAYLSTRHLIDQGYKTIVYVCFMEDSPADRERFRGYVRAISEDTQQHPLKIHQDDLRDYLPTLREHPSPYGFVCFNDHVALDVKDTLESVGMVVPDDAGLVGFDDTILAQSLRPALSSVQYPLYEMAEEATKMLIQLVRDSSGVQQTKLLYDVKLIVRGSSLLRAKAV from the coding sequence ATGAGTGTAAACATTATGAAAGTAGCGAAAAGAGCAGGGGTGTCAAGAACAACCGTTTCCAATTACCTTAACCATAAGACCGATCAGATGCGTCCAGAAACTGCAGAACGGATTGCCAAGGCTATTGCTGAACTGGATTATACCCCGAGCCCTGCTGCTAGGAATACCGTGTGGCGTTGTTCCGGCAATATTGCCGTAGTTGGGCCTGGTTCCTGGCTGCGTGGCATGACATTTGTCACGGGTACTATACTGAGCGGAGTAAATAAAGTATGTTTTGACAATGATCTAAATATTGTTCTAGGAGAGAACATAGATAAATATCGAATAGAACGGTTCTTAGATCGGAAACGAGTAGACGGCATTCTTTTTCTTTATAGTATCATTGATGATGCCGTAGTGAAACGTGTTCGTGATGCAAACATGCCTTTTGTACTTGTTAATCGGCAAGTTGATGACCCGTTGATCAACTATGTATACGCGGATAGTCTCAAAGGTGCGTACCTTTCTACAAGGCATTTGATCGACCAGGGGTACAAGACTATTGTGTATGTCTGCTTCATGGAAGACAGCCCAGCGGACAGAGAACGTTTCAGAGGATATGTTCGGGCGATTTCAGAGGATACGCAACAGCATCCCTTGAAGATTCATCAGGATGACTTGCGGGATTACTTACCGACATTGCGTGAACATCCTTCTCCCTATGGCTTTGTTTGTTTTAATGACCACGTGGCATTGGATGTCAAAGATACTTTGGAGAGCGTTGGCATGGTAGTGCCAGATGATGCAGGACTTGTTGGGTTTGATGATACCATCCTGGCGCAATCCTTGCGGCCAGCCTTATCAAGTGTGCAATACCCACTTTATGAAATGGCTGAGGAAGCCACGAAAATGCTGATTCAGCTGGTCAGAGACAGTAGTGGTGTACAGCAGACCAAACTACTTTATGATGTAAAGCTTATTGTTCGCGGCTCTTCCTTACTCAGAGCGAAAGCGGTGTAA
- a CDS encoding extracellular solute-binding protein — MSTTFQRIIRCSWFVVVGIMVLCTSLIVRADSDTITLEVILNSWQQEIIDVIKAGISRFEEANPGINVEVRQRGTWDDVVVRIVSGVAPDILSVDAVRTAEMAQSGVLMELDDLIAQFQLEPKILPAMWDNAKMNGRTYSVPALESGPRAGMLWNKDMVNEAGLAVNPDEALTWPEFLDYADKLTRINADGSVERIGFDPRNGQNTSLNNIEPLWNAMWLNHDTHLPQLDSPEFVQGFELLTERVYQKYPAFGGSDGWYVISTQKVATTMLGSYAPRTIQTTNPGINLLTTWSPHVDGMKTQRLFSWGLAIPVGAEYPEISMRLIEFLATDVEFQLDLFSAVGWMGAGIDLYGVLPDYIDDPATMWYVRSLAEAEITTAHYPHPALGTAQRLFNAAKNKIFNLEEPADNALKEANRLLLAEMERDGLIP, encoded by the coding sequence TTGAGTACTACATTTCAAAGAATTATTAGGTGTTCTTGGTTCGTCGTAGTGGGAATAATGGTTTTATGCACATCGCTAATAGTCCGGGCAGATAGCGATACGATTACCCTCGAAGTCATCTTGAACAGTTGGCAACAAGAGATAATCGATGTAATTAAAGCTGGCATTTCACGTTTCGAAGAGGCCAATCCTGGTATTAATGTGGAAGTGCGTCAGCGAGGGACCTGGGATGATGTGGTCGTGCGGATAGTAAGCGGAGTAGCGCCAGATATACTAAGCGTGGATGCTGTAAGGACTGCAGAAATGGCGCAAAGCGGAGTGCTCATGGAACTAGATGACTTAATTGCACAGTTCCAACTAGAACCAAAGATACTGCCCGCGATGTGGGACAATGCGAAAATGAATGGCCGGACCTATTCGGTTCCTGCCCTTGAGTCTGGCCCACGGGCTGGTATGCTGTGGAACAAAGATATGGTTAATGAGGCTGGCTTGGCGGTCAATCCAGATGAGGCACTGACCTGGCCTGAGTTTCTTGACTATGCGGATAAACTAACACGTATTAATGCAGATGGAAGTGTTGAACGGATCGGATTTGATCCACGCAATGGTCAGAATACAAGCCTGAATAATATCGAGCCTTTGTGGAATGCAATGTGGCTGAACCATGATACGCATCTTCCGCAACTCGACAGTCCGGAATTTGTCCAAGGATTTGAACTCCTTACAGAACGTGTGTATCAGAAATATCCGGCGTTTGGCGGAAGCGACGGGTGGTACGTGATTTCCACCCAAAAAGTTGCCACTACTATGCTTGGTTCTTATGCTCCTCGCACAATCCAAACTACTAACCCTGGCATCAACTTACTTACAACCTGGTCGCCCCACGTTGATGGTATGAAGACCCAGCGCCTCTTTAGCTGGGGTCTTGCTATTCCTGTGGGGGCCGAATACCCTGAGATAAGTATGAGGCTTATTGAATTCCTGGCAACTGATGTAGAGTTTCAGCTAGATCTCTTTTCCGCTGTAGGTTGGATGGGTGCAGGGATTGACCTTTACGGAGTTTTACCCGATTATATTGATGATCCGGCTACTATGTGGTACGTTCGTAGTCTGGCGGAGGCTGAGATTACAACGGCCCACTATCCTCATCCCGCACTTGGTACCGCCCAACGCCTGTTCAACGCAGCGAAGAATAAGATCTTTAACTTGGAGGAACCTGCGGACAACGCGCTGAAGGAAGCAAATCGACTTTTACTAGCCGAGATGGAACGTGATGGTCTAATTCCCTAG
- a CDS encoding arylsulfatase, translating into MRGDCLGVAGHPVVETPNLDHLASTGVRFSRAYSATPTCIAARASILTGLKQEHHGRVGYQDGVPWHYPITLPGELARAGYHTQGIGKMHFHPPRSLQGFHNVVLHDGYLHYYRRSERGRSSDDYIAWLREKAGPDVDYAEHGIDCNSWMARPWHLPERLHPTNWVVHESIRFLQRRDPDKPFFLWMSFVRPHAPLDPPEYYLNMYLQRDLPLPPIGDWVAADVPQNPGLPTDAGIGQLREHELRRLLAGYYGCITHIDHQIGRFLKGLYENNVLDNTLILFTSDHGELLGDHHLFRKSLPYEGSARIPMILHLPRSYSPRRAGVYDVPVELRDILPTMLEAAECTIPPSVDGMSFLSYARGETPKWRDYIHGEHAHGGASNHWLTDGKEKYIWFSQTGREQLFDLRSDPLELHDLVQCTDAKPRLEHWRRIMVQELQHRPEGYVQNGSLVTGRPVSALIPGIFK; encoded by the coding sequence ATGCGTGGTGATTGTCTAGGAGTTGCGGGACATCCCGTAGTCGAGACCCCCAATTTGGACCATCTAGCTAGCACCGGTGTACGCTTCTCTCGGGCATACTCGGCCACACCGACTTGTATCGCAGCCAGAGCCAGTATCTTGACCGGTCTAAAACAAGAGCATCACGGACGTGTTGGGTACCAAGACGGTGTTCCATGGCATTACCCAATAACATTACCGGGTGAGCTGGCAAGAGCAGGATATCACACCCAGGGCATTGGAAAAATGCACTTTCATCCTCCGCGGAGTCTGCAAGGGTTTCACAACGTAGTATTGCATGACGGATATCTCCACTATTACAGACGTTCTGAAAGAGGTCGAAGCTCTGATGATTACATTGCATGGCTTCGGGAGAAAGCTGGTCCCGATGTGGATTATGCGGAGCATGGGATTGACTGCAATTCATGGATGGCTAGACCGTGGCACTTGCCTGAACGCCTGCATCCCACAAATTGGGTAGTGCATGAGTCCATTCGTTTCCTTCAAAGACGAGATCCGGATAAGCCATTTTTCCTTTGGATGTCCTTTGTGCGGCCCCATGCGCCCCTTGATCCACCGGAGTACTATCTTAATATGTACCTGCAACGTGATCTTCCGTTGCCGCCCATCGGTGATTGGGTTGCTGCGGATGTACCCCAAAACCCCGGTTTGCCCACCGATGCCGGTATTGGACAGCTTCGAGAACATGAATTGAGGCGCCTATTGGCGGGGTACTACGGGTGCATTACTCACATCGATCACCAGATCGGGCGCTTTCTAAAGGGACTTTACGAGAACAATGTTCTTGATAACACATTGATCCTTTTTACCTCGGATCATGGGGAGTTGCTTGGTGATCACCATCTGTTTCGGAAGTCACTACCCTATGAGGGATCAGCACGGATTCCGATGATTCTTCATCTCCCGCGGAGCTACTCACCCAGGCGAGCTGGTGTCTATGATGTTCCGGTCGAACTACGTGACATTCTGCCTACAATGCTTGAAGCGGCTGAGTGTACTATTCCCCCGTCGGTTGATGGGATGAGCTTTCTTTCCTATGCGCGAGGCGAAACACCCAAATGGAGAGACTACATTCACGGTGAGCATGCACACGGGGGTGCATCCAATCATTGGTTAACCGATGGCAAAGAGAAGTACATCTGGTTTTCCCAGACCGGCCGTGAGCAGCTTTTCGATCTGCGATCCGATCCTTTAGAACTTCATGATCTTGTGCAATGTACCGATGCCAAACCTCGTCTTGAGCACTGGCGCCGGATTATGGTCCAAGAGCTACAGCACCGTCCCGAAGGCTATGTTCAGAATGGATCCTTAGTTACTGGTCGACCAGTGAGCGCCCTAATACCTGGCATCTTCAAGTGA